Proteins encoded by one window of Cyclobacteriaceae bacterium:
- a CDS encoding sorbosone dehydrogenase family protein, translating into MRAFKFGAIVLMAGLLQCNNGTKPEVELPVGEDGSVVALTEYSKTLPLEKIKLPAGFKIEVFAEVDNARSMVMSPSGVLYIGNRNGDKVYAVKDTDGDFKADKKWTIASGLNMPNGVAFKDGDLYVAEVNRILKYSGIESKLANPPAPEIINDKYPTETHHGWKYIAFGPDGKLYVPVGAPCNICESKDEVYASITRINPDGSGREIFASGVRNTVGFTWHPVTKELWFTDNGRDMLGDDIPPCELNRASKAGMHFGYPYCHGGTIKDPQFGDKRPCSDFTVPAQNLGPHTAPLGIKFYTGNMFPSGYKNQAFIAEHGSWNRSKKIGYRVSLVKVENNTKATSYETFASGWLDDETQKVWGRPVDVLVLNDGSMLVSDDQANVVYRISYKP; encoded by the coding sequence ATGCGTGCATTTAAATTCGGAGCAATTGTATTGATGGCAGGCCTGCTGCAATGTAATAACGGTACCAAGCCTGAAGTTGAATTACCTGTAGGAGAGGATGGAAGCGTTGTGGCGTTAACGGAATATTCCAAAACGCTGCCGTTGGAAAAAATTAAGTTGCCGGCTGGATTCAAAATAGAAGTGTTTGCCGAAGTGGATAATGCGCGTTCGATGGTGATGAGTCCTTCAGGCGTTTTATACATCGGCAACCGGAATGGTGATAAGGTGTATGCCGTAAAAGATACCGATGGCGATTTTAAGGCCGATAAAAAATGGACGATAGCTTCGGGTCTTAATATGCCTAACGGAGTGGCCTTTAAAGATGGCGACCTTTATGTGGCTGAAGTGAACCGCATTTTGAAGTATAGCGGCATTGAATCCAAGCTGGCCAACCCACCCGCACCTGAAATTATTAACGATAAATATCCTACTGAAACCCATCACGGCTGGAAGTACATTGCCTTTGGGCCCGATGGGAAACTGTACGTTCCGGTTGGTGCGCCTTGCAACATTTGTGAATCGAAAGATGAAGTATATGCCAGCATAACCCGAATTAATCCGGATGGAAGTGGACGCGAAATTTTTGCCAGCGGTGTGCGCAATACCGTAGGCTTTACCTGGCACCCGGTAACCAAAGAGTTGTGGTTTACCGACAATGGTCGTGATATGTTGGGCGATGACATTCCTCCATGTGAATTAAACCGTGCCTCAAAAGCAGGTATGCATTTTGGATACCCGTATTGCCATGGAGGAACGATTAAAGATCCCCAGTTTGGCGATAAACGTCCGTGTAGCGATTTCACAGTGCCCGCGCAAAACTTAGGTCCGCATACGGCACCGCTGGGCATCAAATTTTATACAGGTAATATGTTTCCATCAGGGTATAAAAACCAGGCGTTTATTGCCGAACATGGCTCCTGGAATCGTTCAAAGAAAATCGGCTATCGGGTGAGCCTGGTAAAAGTTGAAAACAACACCAAGGCCACCAGTTATGAAACCTTTGCCAGTGGTTGGTTGGATGATGAAACGCAAAAAGTTTGGGGGCGCCCGGTAGATGTGCTGGTATTGAACGATGGCTCCATGCTGGTTTCAGATGATCAGGCAAATGTGGTGTACCGGATTTCGTATAAACCTTAA